The following are from one region of the Cytobacillus firmus genome:
- a CDS encoding 5'-methylthioadenosine/S-adenosylhomocysteine nucleosidase — protein MKKKLASIAAIAVMSVSMLSGCTSAPKFETEAEGAQKPILIQGPMPIEAEKFAQRLDKVKVEKSGNFVFYKGKLDKYPVIVAKTGKGMENTAAATAIAIEKYDPAAIINQGTSGGHDPNLNVYDIVLGERTVNIGSLKTGHLEEGEGIEPTNWIPMDLMASEGSAGEDPDAEKIRYFDGDENLLAAANAVKDKYTKGKVVEGTIGSADLWNNEVDRINWFHENYETSVEEMEGAAAAQIAGAYDVPFLGIRVLSNNKTNGGKYDPNTAAANQDYVYEVVKQYIREINGK, from the coding sequence ATGAAAAAGAAATTAGCATCAATCGCTGCCATCGCAGTCATGTCTGTATCCATGCTTTCCGGGTGCACTTCAGCACCAAAGTTTGAAACAGAAGCAGAAGGGGCACAAAAACCGATTCTTATTCAAGGACCTATGCCGATCGAGGCGGAAAAATTTGCCCAGCGATTAGACAAGGTTAAAGTTGAAAAATCAGGGAATTTTGTTTTCTATAAAGGAAAATTGGACAAGTATCCAGTCATCGTTGCCAAGACAGGAAAGGGCATGGAAAATACAGCTGCCGCTACCGCGATTGCCATTGAAAAGTATGATCCCGCAGCAATCATCAATCAGGGAACATCAGGCGGTCATGACCCGAATTTGAATGTGTATGATATTGTATTAGGCGAAAGAACAGTCAATATCGGATCACTGAAAACGGGCCATTTGGAAGAAGGAGAAGGAATCGAACCAACCAATTGGATTCCAATGGACCTGATGGCTTCTGAAGGAAGTGCAGGGGAAGACCCTGATGCGGAAAAGATCCGTTACTTTGATGGTGATGAAAACCTGCTGGCTGCTGCCAATGCTGTAAAAGATAAGTACACCAAGGGCAAGGTAGTCGAAGGAACGATTGGTTCAGCAGACTTATGGAATAATGAAGTGGACCGCATCAACTGGTTCCACGAAAACTACGAAACATCCGTAGAAGAAATGGAAGGTGCCGCCGCAGCGCAGATTGCCGGAGCATATGATGTTCCATTCCTGGGCATTCGCGTCCTTTCCAATAACAAGACAAACGGGGGCAAGTACGATCCCAACACCGCTGCAGCAAATCAGGATTATGTGTATGAAGTTGTAAAGCAGTATATTAGAGAGATAAATGGAAAATAA
- a CDS encoding winged helix-turn-helix transcriptional regulator has protein sequence MEKSLICPRFEKAIGILSQRWTGLIIYQLLNGPQRFCSIESSIGISGKVLSDRLKDLENEGVVKRNVYPETPVRIEYSLTEKGLAMEPLMKEIEKWSQTWLEA, from the coding sequence ATGGAGAAATCACTAATTTGTCCAAGATTTGAAAAAGCCATTGGCATATTGAGCCAGCGCTGGACCGGGTTGATCATCTATCAATTACTTAACGGGCCACAGCGGTTCTGCAGCATCGAATCTTCTATCGGGATAAGCGGCAAAGTTCTTTCAGACCGGCTAAAGGACCTGGAAAATGAGGGAGTCGTAAAACGCAATGTCTACCCTGAAACTCCTGTAAGAATTGAATATTCCCTAACAGAAAAAGGCCTTGCCATGGAACCATTAATGAAAGAAATAGAAAAATGGTCGCAGACCTGGTTAGAAGCTTAA
- a CDS encoding DoxX family protein, translated as MNKNELGHFILRAILGFIFFIHGLSKFQGGISNTAGFFESIGIPGFMAYIVAVIELAGGIALILGIGTKIVSVLFAVIMLGAIFTAKLSLGLLGNGQMAGYELDLILLAASIYFVLAKETPLSLDNKLTQGRNLS; from the coding sequence ATGAACAAAAACGAATTAGGCCATTTTATTCTGCGTGCTATTTTAGGTTTTATTTTCTTTATCCACGGATTATCAAAATTTCAGGGAGGCATCAGCAATACAGCCGGTTTCTTCGAAAGTATCGGCATTCCAGGCTTTATGGCTTATATTGTTGCCGTAATCGAGCTGGCAGGAGGCATAGCGCTTATACTGGGGATCGGCACAAAGATTGTTTCCGTATTATTTGCTGTCATCATGCTTGGAGCGATCTTTACTGCTAAGCTTTCTCTGGGCCTCTTGGGAAATGGTCAAATGGCCGGCTATGAATTAGATTTAATATTGCTTGCTGCATCGATTTATTTTGTTTTAGCCAAGGAAACACCGCTCTCACTTGACAACAAATTAACGCAAGGGAGGAACTTATCATGA
- a CDS encoding VOC family protein: MNFHQKPITFVAQVHIKVQDLERSLAFYKEVIGFKVLSKTDRTAELTADGKTPLLIIEQPENAEPKMGRTTGLYHFALLLPKRSDLAKIVRHFAGIGLQFGSSDHLVSEALYLSDPDGNGIEIYIDRSPSDWTWKNGEVMMTVDPLDFPDLLSIGQQQSWKGLPAGTVMGHIHLHVSELANTEKFYTEGLGFEAVCRYGTQALFISSGKYHHHIGLNTWNGVGAPQPSKNSAGLQSFTLVLENEAALDQAVENLKKFGAAAAAVENNQVITADPSGNRIILTV; this comes from the coding sequence ATGAACTTTCACCAAAAACCGATAACTTTTGTTGCACAAGTCCATATAAAAGTTCAGGATCTGGAACGGTCCCTGGCGTTCTATAAAGAGGTAATCGGATTTAAAGTGTTATCAAAAACAGATAGAACTGCTGAGCTGACTGCTGATGGCAAAACGCCATTGCTTATCATCGAACAGCCGGAAAACGCTGAACCCAAGATGGGAAGAACAACTGGTTTGTATCATTTCGCCCTGCTGCTTCCGAAACGCTCCGATTTGGCAAAAATAGTGCGTCATTTCGCCGGGATCGGGCTGCAATTTGGATCATCAGACCATCTTGTCAGTGAAGCACTTTACTTGTCTGATCCTGATGGCAATGGAATAGAAATTTACATTGACCGCAGTCCGTCTGATTGGACTTGGAAAAACGGGGAAGTTATGATGACCGTCGATCCGCTGGACTTTCCTGACCTGCTCTCCATTGGGCAGCAGCAGTCCTGGAAGGGCTTGCCCGCCGGTACGGTCATGGGGCATATTCATTTACATGTGTCTGAACTGGCGAATACTGAAAAATTTTACACAGAGGGACTGGGGTTTGAAGCGGTCTGCCGATATGGCACACAGGCATTATTCATTTCAAGCGGAAAATACCATCATCATATTGGTTTGAATACATGGAATGGAGTGGGAGCACCACAGCCTTCAAAAAATAGCGCCGGGCTTCAATCCTTCACACTCGTTCTGGAAAATGAAGCAGCCCTGGATCAGGCAGTCGAAAATTTGAAAAAATTTGGCGCAGCAGCAGCAGCAGTTGAAAATAATCAGGTGATCACTGCAGATCCTTCTGGAAATCGCATTATTTTAACAGTATAA
- a CDS encoding YrhK family protein, which yields MKIKNIVREQQEDVHIEIGSYKMVIEKRYQAISFVNDMLLGVLYLIGSILFLTDVSQTVSISFFLAGSIMMIIRAGLNLLKDLHINKISQK from the coding sequence ATGAAAATTAAAAATATTGTTAGGGAACAGCAGGAGGATGTGCATATTGAGATCGGCAGCTACAAAATGGTCATCGAGAAGCGGTATCAGGCTATTTCATTTGTAAATGACATGCTCCTGGGTGTACTTTATTTAATTGGAAGTATACTATTTTTGACAGATGTCAGCCAGACGGTTTCAATCTCGTTTTTCCTTGCGGGAAGTATCATGATGATCATCCGGGCAGGCTTAAATTTATTGAAGGATCTTCATATTAATAAGATATCGCAAAAGTAA
- a CDS encoding DUF2187 family protein, with the protein MAEETDKVSSGKKADIGDTISIISGSEKGKKGRVVVVRDNSVIVELGINPKKDEPIKTVISHKRYKVVK; encoded by the coding sequence ATGGCTGAAGAAACAGATAAGGTAAGCAGTGGAAAGAAAGCGGATATTGGCGATACGATTAGTATCATTAGCGGTTCGGAAAAAGGGAAAAAAGGCAGAGTAGTTGTGGTACGGGATAACTCAGTCATTGTGGAGCTTGGGATCAATCCGAAAAAGGATGAGCCCATCAAAACGGTGATCAGCCATAAGCGCTACAAAGTCGTTAAATAA
- a CDS encoding MOSC domain-containing protein codes for MLIGHIREIVRYPVKSFHGESVNKTNVMNYGLYGDRSHAYLDKSRPGKYLTITQFPEMVRYKAEFRGEEDLNKFPPVRITAPDGKQVPWDDGQLIKEIEEHSFAEITPVQYRPIHVPEGAIEEENILVVTDASLKKMKELWGKEKLDFQRFRPNLVLSLVKDEPFMEDQWFEKTMKIGNVELKVKRHCERCMIITVDPESGERDPSLHKKVISERNNHFGVYAAVLKTGEIAAGDKVYLFE; via the coding sequence ATGCTGATTGGACATATAAGAGAGATTGTCCGCTATCCGGTGAAAAGCTTTCATGGGGAAAGCGTGAATAAAACGAATGTAATGAATTATGGACTGTATGGGGATCGCAGTCATGCCTATCTGGATAAGTCCAGGCCAGGCAAATACTTGACGATTACTCAGTTTCCGGAAATGGTGCGGTATAAAGCTGAGTTTAGAGGTGAGGAGGATTTAAATAAATTCCCACCTGTTAGAATTACAGCCCCGGACGGAAAACAGGTCCCCTGGGATGATGGACAACTGATTAAAGAAATAGAAGAACATTCTTTTGCAGAAATTACTCCTGTGCAATATCGTCCTATACATGTTCCAGAAGGAGCAATAGAAGAAGAAAATATTTTAGTAGTGACGGATGCATCCCTGAAAAAAATGAAAGAGCTTTGGGGAAAAGAGAAGCTGGACTTCCAGCGGTTTCGTCCGAATCTGGTGCTTTCCCTGGTAAAAGATGAACCTTTTATGGAGGATCAGTGGTTTGAAAAGACGATGAAAATTGGCAATGTGGAGCTGAAAGTGAAGCGGCATTGCGAACGGTGCATGATTATTACAGTCGATCCTGAAAGCGGGGAAAGGGACCCAAGCCTTCATAAAAAGGTGATCAGTGAAAGGAATAATCACTTCGGAGTTTATGCCGCCGTCCTGAAAACAGGTGAGATCGCAGCAGGGGATAAGGTTTACCTTTTTGAGTGA
- a CDS encoding YnfA family protein: protein MFQAIILFILAGLAEIGGGYLIWQWIREGKPLSWGIAGGLILALYGIIAAFQAFPSFGRVYAAYGGVFIVLSILWGWGIDKKAPDFYDWLGAGICLIGASVILFAPRH, encoded by the coding sequence ATGTTTCAGGCTATTATTTTATTTATATTGGCCGGTTTAGCCGAAATTGGCGGAGGGTATTTGATCTGGCAATGGATACGCGAAGGAAAGCCTCTTTCATGGGGAATCGCGGGTGGATTGATTCTTGCATTATACGGTATTATTGCCGCATTCCAGGCCTTCCCGTCTTTTGGAAGGGTGTATGCTGCATATGGAGGTGTGTTTATCGTTCTGTCCATTTTATGGGGATGGGGCATCGATAAAAAGGCACCTGACTTTTATGATTGGCTTGGCGCCGGGATATGTCTTATAGGGGCGTCTGTAATTCTGTTTGCACCTCGACATTAA
- a CDS encoding MFS transporter: MNRKIFLYVKAFSDLGTFMDLIAINVLMYVATGSSAWLAATMAFRTIGGVLSSLFSGVLADRYDRRKIMIWTDVFRAVIILCLIPFPNPIMILIVCFFIGLTSSFFAVSYSAEIPQIFGQDKVLETNALISRLTSVSLVFGFIGAGVITDYLGYEVTLILDAATYVISALVLVRMKWQTSESALKEGISSGFKEKLAGIGRDLKEVYSFILLKPMLLLVNIVFLIGAFAGASHNLGIPLLAEEIDSSKQSFYYGLIWGVWGIGSVLATIILPRLKSLQGNRLYFACFTAAMLMSAGFITFLSNTGLAVILPFAFLTGIFDACFTTLHATILQKTDNHIRGRIFGVGMLLKSLGFALGFVAAPLVLEVLSLAKMVWVFHGTLISATIVVLIFAAGMQKKGKGLSHSA, encoded by the coding sequence ATGAACCGCAAAATTTTTCTGTATGTAAAAGCCTTTTCTGATCTGGGTACCTTCATGGACTTGATTGCCATTAATGTACTCATGTATGTTGCCACCGGAAGCTCTGCCTGGCTTGCTGCCACAATGGCCTTCAGGACAATCGGCGGCGTCTTATCCAGCCTTTTCTCAGGGGTTCTCGCCGACCGGTATGACAGGCGGAAAATTATGATTTGGACGGATGTTTTCCGGGCCGTTATCATTCTATGCTTAATTCCGTTTCCGAATCCCATCATGATTCTCATTGTCTGCTTCTTTATTGGTTTGACCTCCAGCTTTTTTGCGGTAAGCTACAGCGCCGAAATTCCGCAGATTTTTGGGCAGGATAAAGTGCTGGAGACAAATGCATTAATATCTAGATTAACATCTGTCAGTCTGGTATTTGGCTTTATCGGTGCTGGAGTCATCACTGATTACCTTGGCTATGAGGTCACTTTAATCCTTGATGCCGCAACCTACGTCATTTCGGCACTTGTTTTGGTAAGAATGAAGTGGCAAACCTCTGAGTCAGCCTTGAAGGAGGGAATCAGCAGCGGCTTTAAAGAAAAGCTCGCCGGCATTGGACGGGATTTGAAGGAAGTTTATTCATTTATCCTGCTTAAACCAATGCTGCTGCTTGTCAATATCGTCTTCCTTATCGGGGCATTTGCAGGAGCTTCGCATAATTTAGGGATACCGCTGCTGGCAGAAGAGATCGACAGCAGCAAACAAAGCTTTTATTATGGGCTAATCTGGGGTGTATGGGGAATCGGGTCGGTCCTCGCCACCATCATTCTGCCAAGATTAAAAAGCCTCCAGGGGAACCGCCTTTATTTTGCCTGCTTTACAGCAGCCATGCTAATGTCCGCAGGATTTATCACCTTCCTGTCCAATACTGGCCTAGCGGTCATTCTGCCGTTTGCCTTTTTAACCGGTATTTTCGATGCGTGCTTCACGACTCTGCATGCCACCATCCTGCAAAAGACAGACAACCACATCAGAGGTAGAATTTTTGGAGTCGGCATGCTTTTAAAATCATTGGGCTTTGCCCTCGGATTTGTTGCCGCGCCTCTTGTACTGGAAGTTTTATCGCTGGCTAAAATGGTCTGGGTTTTCCATGGAACCTTAATATCTGCAACCATTGTCGTCCTCATTTTTGCTGCAGGGATGCAGAAAAAAGGAAAGGGTTTAAGTCATAGTGCATAA
- a CDS encoding GNAT family N-acetyltransferase, with translation MAAPVIKTDRLILRKMRRTDLPHLMEIFSDPEAMRFYRSTKTIEQAEDWISWTLRNYRTYGVGLWIVEEKASGRFLGQCGITPQDTGGVTEMEIGYLFARREWGKGYATEAALACKEYGFTSLNYSKLVSIINVHNLASIRVAEKAGMKKEKTLHRAGNKMYVYSISKG, from the coding sequence ATGGCTGCTCCAGTTATAAAAACAGACAGATTAATTCTAAGAAAAATGAGAAGAACTGATTTGCCCCATCTGATGGAAATCTTTTCTGACCCGGAGGCCATGAGGTTTTATCGCTCCACAAAAACAATAGAGCAGGCTGAAGATTGGATCAGCTGGACGCTGCGTAATTATCGGACTTATGGTGTTGGCCTTTGGATTGTGGAGGAGAAAGCTTCAGGCAGGTTTTTGGGGCAGTGCGGGATTACTCCGCAGGATACAGGCGGGGTTACGGAAATGGAGATCGGCTACTTGTTTGCCAGGCGTGAATGGGGAAAAGGCTATGCCACGGAAGCGGCACTAGCCTGTAAAGAGTATGGGTTCACCAGCTTAAACTACAGTAAGCTGGTTTCCATTATCAATGTCCATAATCTTGCATCAATCCGTGTTGCAGAGAAGGCAGGCATGAAAAAGGAAAAGACATTACATAGAGCGGGAAATAAGATGTATGTATACTCGATTTCCAAAGGTTAA
- a CDS encoding J domain-containing protein produces the protein MNITDAVAQLQKSGIKANSDDVERWINEGKITAERSARRQVSYSIKMKDLADFIIREKEVLYRQKLEGVLLQVKDLKGQIEILNTRVQIEESKVKSLKKMIQAQKLIADEEIKPAKLLDLKPDEDLQLVRKEFKKLLKALHPDRGGDERLFKVFNEHYKNIF, from the coding sequence ATGAACATTACTGATGCTGTAGCGCAATTGCAAAAATCTGGAATAAAGGCGAATAGTGATGACGTTGAGCGATGGATCAATGAAGGAAAAATAACAGCGGAACGCAGCGCGAGGAGGCAAGTCAGCTACTCCATAAAGATGAAGGATCTCGCTGATTTCATCATCCGGGAAAAAGAAGTGCTGTATCGCCAAAAGCTTGAAGGAGTCCTGCTTCAAGTTAAAGACCTGAAAGGGCAAATCGAGATCCTGAATACCAGGGTCCAAATAGAGGAATCAAAAGTGAAATCATTGAAGAAAATGATTCAGGCACAAAAACTGATTGCCGATGAAGAAATTAAGCCGGCAAAGCTTTTGGACCTGAAGCCTGATGAAGATCTGCAATTAGTCCGAAAAGAATTCAAAAAACTATTGAAAGCCCTCCATCCTGACCGAGGTGGAGATGAAAGACTTTTCAAGGTGTTTAATGAACATTATAAAAACATCTTTTAA
- a CDS encoding DUF2164 domain-containing protein encodes MFIKITKEQQQKMIEDIQIYFSEERDEDLSEFAAERVLDFVKESLAPHFYNAAIADVKHVVEQQYASMEDEILTLERPIK; translated from the coding sequence GTGTTTATTAAAATAACAAAAGAGCAGCAGCAAAAGATGATAGAGGATATCCAGATTTACTTTTCCGAGGAGAGAGATGAGGATCTATCTGAGTTCGCTGCAGAAAGAGTACTGGATTTTGTTAAGGAGTCTTTGGCGCCGCATTTCTACAATGCAGCAATCGCTGATGTAAAGCATGTGGTGGAACAGCAATATGCTTCAATGGAGGATGAAATCCTTACGCTTGAGCGCCCCATAAAGTAG
- a CDS encoding LacI family DNA-binding transcriptional regulator: MANIKDIAKRAGVSVTTVSRVLNNHPYVREDKREAVLQAMEEFNYQRNINAVHLSKGETLLIGVVVPFTNNPYFGLLVEGIANEAMKNNYKLVLFQTNYEEEREIEALKMLQHKQIDSLIICSRICGWEVINQFTEYGPIVLCEDARNQNVSSTFIDHYMTFTNALEYLHNKGHQKIGYCIGRKSGANSRQRGKAYSDFVRRIGESYNEENIFYECLNFEHGEEVVQRLLNLDHPPTALLVTSDFAAAGIVTSCREKGIRIPEDLAIMGFDNQPIAKIMHITTLEIPLVQMGKKLMLQAIDRESRTHEEITVNLIERQTV; encoded by the coding sequence ATGGCAAATATTAAAGATATCGCTAAAAGGGCAGGAGTGTCGGTTACAACTGTTTCGAGGGTGCTCAATAATCATCCCTATGTGAGGGAGGATAAGCGGGAAGCGGTCCTGCAGGCGATGGAGGAATTCAATTATCAGCGGAATATCAATGCTGTTCATTTGAGCAAAGGGGAAACCCTTCTGATTGGAGTGGTTGTTCCTTTTACCAATAATCCTTATTTTGGTCTGCTGGTAGAAGGGATTGCCAATGAAGCCATGAAAAACAACTATAAACTGGTTCTTTTTCAGACCAATTACGAGGAAGAAAGGGAAATTGAAGCTCTGAAAATGCTGCAGCATAAGCAAATTGATTCCTTAATCATTTGTTCAAGAATCTGCGGCTGGGAGGTCATTAACCAGTTTACCGAGTATGGTCCCATTGTCCTCTGTGAAGATGCAAGGAATCAGAATGTGTCCTCAACTTTTATCGATCATTATATGACGTTCACTAATGCTTTAGAGTATTTACATAATAAAGGGCATCAGAAAATCGGGTATTGCATTGGAAGAAAATCCGGCGCTAACAGCAGGCAGCGCGGAAAAGCCTACTCAGATTTTGTAAGGCGGATTGGAGAGTCGTATAATGAAGAAAATATTTTTTATGAGTGTCTGAATTTTGAGCATGGCGAAGAAGTGGTTCAGCGGTTATTGAACTTAGATCATCCTCCGACAGCACTGCTGGTAACAAGTGATTTTGCTGCTGCCGGAATCGTCACATCCTGCAGGGAAAAAGGGATTCGAATCCCTGAGGATCTAGCGATTATGGGATTTGATAACCAGCCGATCGCCAAAATCATGCACATCACCACACTTGAAATCCCGCTTGTTCAAATGGGGAAAAAGCTGATGCTTCAAGCGATTGATAGGGAAAGCCGTACTCATGAAGAGATAACGGTGAACCTGATTGAGCGTCAAACTGTTTAG
- a CDS encoding transcription initiation factor TFIIIB: MKAEICPKCGSNELGKGKHSGYGGMFPVDKMSLGSDIEYVICTSCGFIIEGYVKKPEKFKNRM, from the coding sequence ATGAAAGCAGAAATATGTCCAAAGTGCGGATCAAATGAGCTGGGGAAAGGAAAGCATTCAGGTTATGGGGGAATGTTTCCTGTGGATAAGATGAGTCTCGGTTCTGATATTGAATACGTTATTTGCACCAGCTGCGGTTTTATCATTGAAGGGTATGTGAAAAAGCCTGAGAAGTTTAAAAATAGAATGTAG
- a CDS encoding vWA domain-containing protein, which yields MKRYGLWLLSAGLILSACSNDKEKTAADSPVKEEQKKEEKQESILAESKNISLEVSEETLLNLPPGTLMDDLTYEKNIEPIDVSPVTDPELLREMTPKLEELTKEAKDTDSIKKGLISLLASPHYKDIIEKSNAYQPNFEEPYLPDPTKSVQAEEEKKAAEQAIILLDASSSMLQQADGKVKMDIAKSAVKSFAQTIGQSSDVSLVVYGHKGSEADADKEISCSGVEEVYPMSKYSKKEFHEAVDSFESKGWTPLAGAIQKAAEMSSGYDGSTTIYIVSDGAETCDGDPVQASKNLVKNNSSNTVNIIGFDVDGKAEDQLKAVAEAGNGEYFKADNPDDLKDTIQYEWLPSAGDLAWAFTMAPSPWEMIDEYKIGEVYPRQLFTVGRREAHRILDAVTIMGDNGWITDEQRSELREWGYERSGQMKDLYMKLHEKNRNTAETESAEIKQRVDEWVEKMKALKKERGDIW from the coding sequence GTGAAACGATATGGTCTATGGCTGCTGTCTGCCGGATTGATTCTTTCCGCCTGCAGTAATGACAAAGAGAAAACAGCTGCTGATTCACCTGTTAAAGAAGAGCAAAAGAAAGAAGAAAAGCAGGAAAGCATTTTAGCAGAGTCCAAGAATATTAGTTTAGAGGTCTCTGAAGAAACCCTGTTAAATTTGCCGCCTGGAACATTAATGGATGACCTTACATACGAAAAAAACATTGAACCCATTGATGTTTCACCGGTAACGGATCCTGAACTATTACGGGAGATGACTCCCAAACTGGAAGAACTGACGAAGGAAGCCAAAGATACAGACTCTATTAAAAAAGGGCTAATTTCCCTGCTGGCGAGTCCACATTATAAAGACATCATTGAAAAGTCCAATGCCTACCAGCCGAATTTTGAAGAACCTTACCTGCCGGATCCCACCAAGTCAGTACAGGCAGAAGAAGAAAAAAAGGCAGCAGAACAGGCGATTATTCTTCTGGATGCCAGTTCAAGCATGCTGCAGCAGGCAGACGGTAAGGTGAAAATGGATATTGCCAAAAGTGCAGTGAAGAGTTTCGCCCAGACGATTGGCCAAAGCAGTGATGTATCGCTTGTGGTATACGGTCATAAAGGCTCAGAGGCAGACGCGGATAAAGAAATTTCCTGCTCTGGTGTGGAGGAAGTTTATCCGATGAGCAAATACTCCAAGAAGGAATTTCACGAAGCTGTTGATTCATTTGAAAGCAAAGGTTGGACGCCCCTTGCCGGAGCCATTCAAAAAGCAGCAGAAATGAGCAGCGGCTATGACGGATCCACCACGATCTACATTGTCAGTGACGGAGCCGAAACATGTGACGGCGACCCCGTCCAGGCCAGCAAGAACCTTGTGAAAAACAACAGCAGCAATACTGTAAATATCATTGGGTTTGATGTAGACGGCAAGGCTGAAGATCAATTAAAAGCAGTAGCCGAAGCCGGCAACGGGGAGTACTTTAAAGCAGACAATCCCGACGATCTGAAAGACACCATTCAATATGAGTGGCTTCCGTCTGCCGGCGATCTCGCATGGGCTTTTACAATGGCACCCAGCCCATGGGAGATGATAGATGAGTATAAAATCGGTGAAGTTTATCCCCGCCAATTATTTACAGTCGGCAGGCGTGAAGCACATCGAATCCTGGATGCCGTCACCATTATGGGAGATAACGGCTGGATCACGGATGAGCAGCGATCCGAACTCCGTGAATGGGGCTATGAACGCAGCGGCCAAATGAAGGATCTGTATATGAAACTTCATGAAAAAAACCGGAATACAGCTGAAACGGAAAGTGCTGAAATTAAACAGAGAGTAGACGAATGGGTTGAAAAAATGAAGGCTCTGAAGAAAGAACGCGGGGATATTTGGTGA
- a CDS encoding GNAT family N-acetyltransferase, translating to MEKAFPILETERLILREATEEDAKDMFVYLSDQLVVKHMGISACETPEEVLGEIEWYKSIYKNGTGIRWGITLKDSGKVIGSCGFLNRNPKHHRSEVGYELSREQWGKGIANEALERVLKFGFEDLGLERIEALIEPKNLSSQKLVERQGFTREGLLRHYEYTNGKFDDLYMYSILKGDL from the coding sequence TTGGAAAAAGCATTTCCGATTCTTGAAACAGAAAGATTAATTTTAAGAGAAGCAACCGAAGAAGATGCAAAAGATATGTTTGTATACCTGTCAGATCAGCTGGTTGTGAAGCATATGGGAATCTCAGCCTGTGAAACGCCCGAAGAGGTGCTTGGAGAAATAGAATGGTATAAATCCATTTATAAAAATGGCACAGGCATTCGCTGGGGCATCACCTTAAAGGATTCAGGGAAGGTCATAGGGAGCTGCGGTTTCCTGAATAGGAATCCGAAACATCACCGAAGTGAAGTCGGATATGAACTAAGCAGGGAGCAGTGGGGAAAAGGTATAGCGAATGAAGCCCTTGAGAGGGTGTTGAAATTCGGATTTGAAGACCTTGGGCTTGAAAGGATAGAAGCCTTGATCGAGCCAAAAAACCTCTCATCGCAGAAGCTGGTTGAAAGGCAAGGCTTTACGCGAGAAGGACTGCTTAGGCATTATGAATATACCAATGGGAAATTTGATGATTTGTATATGTACTCCATTTTAAAAGGGGATTTATGA
- a CDS encoding n-acetylglutamate synthase, with the protein MNYNGRTFVSVQNTANGEVSSKTFFHYKQEGNIISAVYGGGEIIQGTLIGIANEDGCLEFRYNHVNNKNQLRGGKCLSTPEILADGRIRLHEKWQWQEDEGTEGQSIIEEVKD; encoded by the coding sequence ATGAACTACAATGGCCGTACCTTTGTTTCTGTGCAAAATACTGCTAATGGTGAAGTCTCATCAAAGACCTTTTTTCATTATAAACAGGAAGGGAATATCATTTCTGCTGTTTATGGCGGGGGAGAAATCATTCAGGGGACGCTGATTGGTATTGCCAATGAAGACGGATGTTTGGAATTCAGATATAACCATGTGAATAACAAAAATCAGCTGCGCGGCGGAAAATGCCTCTCCACTCCTGAAATATTGGCGGACGGCCGCATCAGGCTGCATGAAAAATGGCAATGGCAGGAAGATGAAGGAACTGAAGGACAGTCGATTATCGAGGAAGTAAAAGATTAA
- a CDS encoding VOC family protein, giving the protein MNSIASPIAGKVNNVFIHVKDLKKSAEWYSSLLGLPFNTDDVESPVYNIPVTSQTGLTLDDHTFDPSFKWTPSGHVLFNFFAQDIDEAYAFVKNQGTTIVREIERIGDFAYFNFQDPDGNVLMICNC; this is encoded by the coding sequence ATGAATTCAATTGCTTCCCCGATCGCAGGTAAAGTGAACAATGTGTTTATTCATGTCAAGGACCTGAAAAAGTCGGCTGAATGGTATAGCAGCCTGCTTGGACTGCCTTTTAATACGGATGATGTGGAATCGCCGGTATACAACATTCCGGTCACCTCTCAAACAGGACTTACACTGGATGACCACACCTTTGATCCATCCTTCAAATGGACTCCTTCCGGTCACGTTTTATTTAATTTCTTTGCCCAGGATATCGATGAGGCCTACGCTTTTGTTAAAAATCAGGGTACCACGATTGTGAGAGAAATTGAACGTATTGGAGATTTTGCTTATTTCAATTTTCAGGACCCGGATGGCAATGTATTGATGATCTGCAATTGCTAA